The Thermococcus sibiricus MM 739 DNA window AGTTTTTCAATCGATTCCATTGCAAATTCATAAAGCTCTTCAAATTCTTTTTTATCTAAATCACGTTCAACATCCTTTAATCTGGGGGCTGGGGATTCATCCCCTATGTACTCCATTATTAGGACATTATTACTAAATACTATTGGTTCTGGGGCCCTAACTGCATATTTCATAGCTCTTTGGAGGTTTTTAAACTCTCTTCTTGTCCATACAAATACCATTTTTCGTATATCCTTTGGCAGGTAACTTATTCTCGGATCTGCTGCCAAATATTCCCATATCCTTCTAAACTCAGTGGTATAAGTACGATAAACTTTAATCGCTACATAATTACCATCCTCGTCAACACCCTTAAACACATTCGCCTCTTTTCCAGTGGAAATCACGCCCAATAGACGCTTTATTTTTCCTCTTTTATGAAAGTACGCAAGGGTGTCGATCGTTGTTTTATCAAACACTTCGCTAAATACTTTATAGAGCTCATTATCCCTTTCTCTACGTTCATCTAATCCTAAAATCTGAAAGATTTTCTTATCAAGATCCTTAGGGTTCATTGTTCATCACAGGGTTAAACCGCCGCTAAGAAACTCTTGTGTAATTTTTTTCTTTCTTAAAAGCCAATCTATCTGGGTTTTTGTATAACGATACACAATATCTCCTCTTTCGTCACTTTGAACTTCCCAAGGCTCTACTATTACCACGTCCCCGATTCTAATCCACATTTTTCTCCTAAGTCTACCAGGAATTCTGCATCTTCTTATCTTATTATCGACACATCTAACATCCATCCACCCTGATCCTAGTGCTTGTTCTACTACTCCAAATACTTGGTTATTCCTTGGAAGAGGAACTCTAATAACCTCTTCACCCTCAACACTCCTATTTTTATCGTTTCTTGGCATGAACATCACCTCAGGTAGTTTATTTAATACCTTTATAAGTCTACTCTTTTGCAAATATTTTCTACTATCAGTTGTTAGTGCTACTTTAAAAATTTTTGCATGAGTGCATTTAAACATCCAAAAAGTTGAAAAAGAAAAGAGGCTAAATTCCAATTACGGAAATTAGGAGGTACTACTTATGAAAGAAACAGTTCTTCTCACAGGCCCTCCTTTAAATGGGCGAGATGAATACACAAAGGAGGCCTTAAGGTTAGCAAAAAATGAAAATTTCCAATATTATCATGTCTTTGATTATCTCAAGGAAATTGGAAGAGAAAAAGGAGTCAAAATAACCAGAAAAAATGTCTTGGACTTTGCAATAAGCCATCCAGATCTAATGAATACTATAAGAGATGAAGCTTTTAAAAGAATAAGAGATGAAATTGACAGGAGTGACAAGAGCTTTCACCTAGTATCTACTCCTGCCCTTTTTAGATGGGGAAGTGGAAGTGTTTTGGGCTTCACTTTAAGCAACTTGAAACTTCTAAAGCCAAGTAGGGTAATAATCGTTCTGGATGATATTCTGAGTGTAAGAAGAAGAATAATACATGATGAAGAGTGGTTTGAACGCTTTAGAAGAAACGAGGAAAACATAAAGCTGACGACCCTCGTGATGTGGCGTGAAGATGCTATAAATCATGTAAAAACCCTTGTACACGAGTTGAATAAAGAAGAGATTCAGGTTCGTTATGTCCTCCATTTTGGCATTAGACACCCCCATCAAACTTTCATTGACTTAATTTTCCATGAAAATGAAAAGCCCCTTATTTATCTCAGCTATCCCATGACCGGCCATGAGGAAGAATATTACCATAAAGTTAGAGGATTCTACAAAAAGTTGAGCAAATATTTCACCATCTTAGACCCGGGAGCACTTGATGATTGGTGGATTGTTGCTGAGTATGATGCTCAAGTGGAGAAGAATCCGGAGATACAAAAGATAAAGATAAAAAATATTTTCGATGGAGAGGAAATAGAAGAGCTCGATAGGGATGATATAGAACAAGCTACCGACATTTTGAGAAGACAGCTTGTTGAAAGGGATTTCAACTTAGTGGATGTCAGCAAAGCCATAGCAGTCTATCACTATGCTCAAGGAGTTTCTGCAGGGGTTATAAGCGAGATGGCAGAGGCTTACAGAACTTTGGGAGCAATTTATCTCTATTATCCTTTTAAGAAGAGGCCAAGTCCGTTTATGGAATTCTACGGCATGCAAAACCCTTCAAGGAGAACCATGTTTAAAGATGAGGATGAGATGATCCAAGCAATGGTGGAAGAGAAGGAGTACTGGACAAAAGCCTAGGGCAGATTGTACTCTTTAAGACTCCAGCTACCTTTACTTATACTGAGACAAAGAGATAAAATCTTTAACTTTACAAAAATCCAAACTTCAGAATTTATTTATGAAACTAAGAGAAAAAGAAGGAAAAGAAATCACTTCTTGACCCATCCGCGGGCCTTCATAGCTTCGTATACTCTGCTAACTGCCCTTACATAGGCAGCGTCTCTCATGTGAATATTCTTCTCCTTATGAATGTTGTAAACACCCCAGAATGCTTCAGTCATCTTCCTATCGAGCTTCTCTCTCACTTCATCTTCTGTCCAGTAGTAGCCCATCAAGTTTTGTACCCACTCAAAGTAGCTGACTGTAACACCACCAGCGTTACAGAGGAAGTCTGGGATCTGGAGGATGCCCTTCTCGTGGAGTATATCATCTGCTTCTGGAGTGACTGGACCGTTTGCAACCTCAGCGACTATCTTTGCTTTCACTTTGTCAGCATTATCTTTGTTTATTACCCCTTCAATAGCTGATGGAGCAAGAACCTCCACTTCCAACTCAAGGAGTTCTTCATTTGTTATGTTTGTAGCACCTGGGAAGTCCTTAACTGATCCGTGCTCTTCTTTCCACTTGAGGACTTCATCTGGGTCAAGGCCGTCTGGGTTGTAAATACCACCTTTGCTGTCGCTAACTGCAACTACCTTCATGCCTAATTGCTCTTTAGATAGTTTGGCCATGTAATAACCAGCATTACCATAACCTTGAACTGCAATTGTCTTTCCATTTAGATCAATGCCCAAGGCCTTTGCAGCTTCTCTAACTGTGAAGACAGCGCCTTGAGCAGTAGCAGTGCCTCTTCCTAAAGAACCGCCAACTATAACTGGCTTACCTGTGATGATACCGAAGGATGGGACCTTCCTCCTTGAGATTGCTTCATACTCATCCATCATCCAAGCCATGATTTGTGGATTGGTATATACGTCAGGAGCAGGAACATCAGTATATGGGCTTATTATGTCGTAAATAGCCCTTATATAACCTCTAGCGAGTTTTTCCTTCTCTCTATCACTGAGCTTCTTAGGATCAACTATTACTCCACCCTTACCTCCACCATAGGGTAATCCCAAAGTAGCACATTTCCATGTCATCCAAGTAGCCAATGCCTTGACAGTGCTTAGGGTTTCTTCAGGGTGCCATCTAATACCACCCTTTGTTGGACCGAGAGCCCAGTTGTGTTGAACTCTAAAACCAGTGAAAACCTTTACAGAACCATCGTCCATCTCAACTGGAATGCTAACTTCAAGAATTCTTTGTGGTTTCTTAAGGAACTCAAGGGCCTCTTCACTTATCTCCATATATTGAGCAGCCCTTTCCAACTGCTTAATTGCCATCTCAAATGGGTCTAGCTCAACCATGTTCATCCCTCCAAATTAGTTGATTAGCGATACAAATTTGAGCAATAGCCTATATAAACTTTTCGTTAGAAGGGGTTAGAGAACCGATATTTTTAAACAAAAGGTTGTGTACACACATTTCCTTATAAATAAAAAGTTTTTAAAAAGTTTTTAACAAAAATGACTTTGGAGGTTCTTTTTAACATGCATCAATGTATAAAACAGAGTATTGATGTATGGAAAAATTTGTATTTGTCAAAGAAAAATATAATAACCCTCAGCGAGAAGTCGGTCATCACAACTCAGCTCACTCTTGTTCCAATCATCGGGTTATGTATAATAACATCAAAATCCTTTTTAAATTCAAGGGTGACAGGAAACTCAGATATTATTCAGTTAATCTTTAATCCTTGACAATTTTTCAAAGTATGTTTTTGTAACTCTTTTTTGTGCTGTCACATTGACAAATACCAAAATCTATGTTTTAAGTCCATGTAAATCGTCTTTTGTCGAAATAGGGCAAGAGAAAAGTTTATTAACCCTCCAAGACATAGACACAATTGCTGATATTTGTACATCAGCATAGTTTTTAGTACAACACTATACGAGGTGAAATGAATGGAGCAAAGAGATAGATGGGCAACCAAATTGGGTTTAATCTTAGCGATGGCAGGAAACGCAATAGGTCTAGGAAACTTCTGGAGATTCCCATACCAGGCCGCTGTGAATGGTGGCGGTGCATTCATGATACCCTACTTTGTTGCATTGTTCCTCCTCGGAGTCCCCATCATGTGGGTAGAGTGGGTCACAGGTAGATATGGAGGTAAGTATGGGCACGGTACTTTAGGCCCAACATTCTACCTAATGGCTAGAGAAAGCTTGAAACCAAGAAGCGCTGTTATCTTTGGTATGATCGGTGGTATGTTAGCATTCTCAGTCACAACACTGCTTAACAGCTATTATCTGCACATTGTAGGATGGTCAGCAGCTTATACCTACTTCAGTATAACAGGAGCATACTTTGGAAAAGACTCCGTAGAGTTCCTTCTTGGCTATCTCAGCAACAATATGCAAGTGTTCATATTCTGGGGCCTTTCAGTTGCACTCCTTGGTATCGCAGTAGGCCAAGGTGTTAGCAAAGGTATTGAGAGATGGGTCAAGGTTATGATGCCTGCATTATATGTGGCAGCTATTTTATTGGTTTTAAGATCTCTCACTCTCGGTTCACCAGTGAAACCAGAGTGGAGTTCAATTAAAGGATTTGAATTCCTATGGGAGCCAAGATTTAGTGAAGTGACATTTAAGTCAGCTCTAGCAGCAGCAGGACAGATATTCTTCACTCTATCACTTGGTATGGGTATTATACAAAACTATGCTTCTTACCTAGGCCCAGAAGACGATGTAGCCCTCTCAGGCCTTGCAACAGTCTCACTTAACGAGTTTGCTGAAGTTATCCTCGGTGGTTCAATAGCCATACCAATAGCCTTCGCTTACCTAGGCCCAGAAAAGGCTATAGCAGGTGGTGTCGGTTTAGCATACATAGCATTACCAAACGTCTTTATGAGAATGCCTGGTGGACAGCTCTTCGGTGCTGTATGGTTCCTACTATTATGGTTCGCAGGATTCACGTCAGCTATAGCAATGTACAACTACCTAACAGCGTTGCTAGAGGAAGATCTTAAGATAAACAGAAAAACCGGTGCAGCAATTGTGTTCATACTCTACTTGATCCTTGGTCTTCCAGTTGTCCTTGATCCAACAAAAGCAACACTTGACCTCTATTACCTAACAGAGCTTGATAACTGGGTTGGTTCATACTTGCTCGTCGTGCTTGGACTCTTCGATATCATAGTTGCAGTGTGGCTCTTCAAACCAGACAACTTCTGGGAGGAACTTCACAAAGGAGCGTACATTAAAGTTCCTGGCTGGATCAAACCTATTATTGTGTACATAGCTCCAATTTACACAATAATACTTCTATTAGGAAGCACAAGAGACTACTACAAAGCAGGCTACTTCAAGGCAGTGCCTGGTTACGTTGGTGCACCAGAATATGCTAACTGGGTCTGGTTTGCAAGAGGTATGATGCTATTCATCCTCATCATTGGTGCCATTGAAGCATACTTTGCTATCAAGAAGAAGTACGCCGAAGAACTAGAAAAGAACGAGGTAATAGTAAAGCTTTGAGGTGATAAAAATGAAAGGAAGTGCTTTAGCATTTATGGCCCTTGCATGGGGCATAATATTCATCTGGATGTACTTGGCAGTAAGCAAATTGCTCAAGGCAGAGCAAAAATCTTAAATCCTTTTTCTTTCCTTTTAATATTTAGAGGAGGTGTTTTTTATGAAAAGTCCAGACCTTCTTAAAGAAACTGCAGAAATTTTAGAAGAAGTTGAAGAAAGGATTAGAAATCTAAATTCACTCTCACCGAGGAAAAAGCAAAATGCTTTAAACCAAATAAGAGAGGCAAAGGAAAATTTTAGAAAAATGGCAAGTGAGGTTGTTATTGACAATGATGAACTCGCCAGTTTCTTTTTAAAACGTGCAAATAAATTGAAGAACAGCACAAATGATAAAACAATAGAAAAACTTGGCGAAAAAACTTATATGAAAGACGTAGAAGCCATGTATAAATATTCCAAGGCCGCCCCATATGATTTTGCGGGATATATGAAATATGTAAATAGGGGATATAAAGCCTATGTGTGGGGAATGGTAAGCTTTTTTGTTGTAACAGCATTCTTGCCGTTGGAATTCAAGATAACCTCCCTCATTCTGCTCATTCCAATAATCCTCTCTCTATTAAGCTTGAGAAAGAGAG harbors:
- the eif1A gene encoding translation initiation factor eIF-1A, which codes for MFMPRNDKNRSVEGEEVIRVPLPRNNQVFGVVEQALGSGWMDVRCVDNKIRRCRIPGRLRRKMWIRIGDVVIVEPWEVQSDERGDIVYRYTKTQIDWLLRKKKITQEFLSGGLTL
- a CDS encoding sodium-dependent transporter, with amino-acid sequence MEQRDRWATKLGLILAMAGNAIGLGNFWRFPYQAAVNGGGAFMIPYFVALFLLGVPIMWVEWVTGRYGGKYGHGTLGPTFYLMARESLKPRSAVIFGMIGGMLAFSVTTLLNSYYLHIVGWSAAYTYFSITGAYFGKDSVEFLLGYLSNNMQVFIFWGLSVALLGIAVGQGVSKGIERWVKVMMPALYVAAILLVLRSLTLGSPVKPEWSSIKGFEFLWEPRFSEVTFKSALAAAGQIFFTLSLGMGIIQNYASYLGPEDDVALSGLATVSLNEFAEVILGGSIAIPIAFAYLGPEKAIAGGVGLAYIALPNVFMRMPGGQLFGAVWFLLLWFAGFTSAIAMYNYLTALLEEDLKINRKTGAAIVFILYLILGLPVVLDPTKATLDLYYLTELDNWVGSYLLVVLGLFDIIVAVWLFKPDNFWEELHKGAYIKVPGWIKPIIVYIAPIYTIILLLGSTRDYYKAGYFKAVPGYVGAPEYANWVWFARGMMLFILIIGAIEAYFAIKKKYAEELEKNEVIVKL
- the gdhA gene encoding glutamate dehydrogenase; its protein translation is MVELDPFEMAIKQLERAAQYMEISEEALEFLKKPQRILEVSIPVEMDDGSVKVFTGFRVQHNWALGPTKGGIRWHPEETLSTVKALATWMTWKCATLGLPYGGGKGGVIVDPKKLSDREKEKLARGYIRAIYDIISPYTDVPAPDVYTNPQIMAWMMDEYEAISRRKVPSFGIITGKPVIVGGSLGRGTATAQGAVFTVREAAKALGIDLNGKTIAVQGYGNAGYYMAKLSKEQLGMKVVAVSDSKGGIYNPDGLDPDEVLKWKEEHGSVKDFPGATNITNEELLELEVEVLAPSAIEGVINKDNADKVKAKIVAEVANGPVTPEADDILHEKGILQIPDFLCNAGGVTVSYFEWVQNLMGYYWTEDEVREKLDRKMTEAFWGVYNIHKEKNIHMRDAAYVRAVSRVYEAMKARGWVKK
- a CDS encoding serine protein kinase RIO encodes the protein MNPKDLDKKIFQILGLDERRERDNELYKVFSEVFDKTTIDTLAYFHKRGKIKRLLGVISTGKEANVFKGVDEDGNYVAIKVYRTYTTEFRRIWEYLAADPRISYLPKDIRKMVFVWTRREFKNLQRAMKYAVRAPEPIVFSNNVLIMEYIGDESPAPRLKDVERDLDKKEFEELYEFAMESIEKLWKRGDMVHGDLSEYNILIWEKPVIIDWSQATVRRNRMALTLLYRDLRNITNYFAKKGIKVDNPDEKFRELAGD